Below is a window of Chelmon rostratus isolate fCheRos1 chromosome 23, fCheRos1.pri, whole genome shotgun sequence DNA.
CAGGCActgactcacctgtctgtgcaGGTAGAATAAACAGACTGCGTGAACTGATCGTCTTTAACACAACCTGATCCTGAGAGTCTGGACTCTGGAGAACGTCAACAGAACCAGAATCAATGATCAATCAAACTGAACCTTTCAGGATCATTCAGACCCCATCATGATgctgtcacctgtgtgtgtgtgtgtgtgtgtgtgtgtgtgtgtgtgtgtgtgtgtgtgtgtgtgtgtgatcagacaTGAAGACGTCACATCATTTGTGGTCGATGGAGCAGAGTGTTAACAACCTGAGTGATGTCATCCAATCACTGAACGCCTCACTGCAACGTGctcaaggtaacacacacacacacacacacacacacacacgcgcacacacgcgcacacacacacacacacacacacgcacacacacgcacacacacacgcacacacacacacacacgcacggacggacgcacacacacgcacggacggacggacgcacacacacgcacacacatgcacacgcacacacacacgcacggacgcacacagatgcacacgcacgcacacacacacgcacacacacacacgcgcacggacgcacacacacacacgcacacacatgcacggacgcacacacacacactcacacacacacgctggccGTCGACGGCTGTggtcacacactcacctgtgtgttgtgtcagcTGATGTGTGAAGTGTCATCTCAGACGGTCACAGTAAATGTAAGATGTCCACGTCACCGTGGAAACGCGTTGAACTCCTCAGCTTCCTGTCCTTCCCTGTAGAAGCAGCTGAAGACGCTCGGCGGCTCAAGTTTGCTGTGGAGAACAACAAGGATCAGCTGCGCTCAGGTCAGTGTACTGCGACCTCGGGTGAGCTTCACAGTACGGCTGTGTACTCCGGACGAGTCAGTCATCACAcgtgagacaggaagtgatgtgtttGCGAGCACCTGCGGGGTGTTTTCTCTCGCAGTAATAAATGAGATGTAAAGTGTGGACGAGGTTTAGCTGGGAGAACGTGCTCACATCCTCATCActctgtgttcagtgtctcAGGCTCTGAAGCAGCTGTCCGTCATCGACTCTCTCAGCAGGAGCGTCGCTTCACTCAAATGTTCCCTCGAAcgcatcatcaacaacagtaAACTGACACACGGACACGCGGTCATGTGATTAAAGTACACGTGACAGACAGACGGATCCTCACCCAggtgtacctgtctgtctctctggctgtctgtctgtctctctgtctgtctctctggccgtctgtctgtctctctggctgtctgtctctctggccgtctgtctctctgtctgtccgtctgtctctctggccgtttgtctctctggctgtctgtctgcctctctggctgtctgtctggctgtctgtctctgtggctgtctgtctctctgtctgtctctctggctgtctgtctgtctctctgtctgtctctctggctgtctgtctgcctctctggctgtctgtctggctgtctgtctctgtggctgtctgtctctctgtctgtctctctggctgtctgtctgcctctctggctgtctggctggctgtctgtctctgtggctgtctgtctctctgtctgtctctctggctgtctgtctgtctctctgtctgtctctctggctgtctgtctgtctctctgtctgtctctctggctgtctgtctgtctctctggctgtttctctggctgtttctctctggccgtctgtctctctgtctgtccgtctgtctctctggctgtctgtctgcctctctggctgtctgtctggctgtctgtctctgtggctgtctgtctctctgtctgtctctctggctggctgtctgtctctctgtctgtctctctggctgtctgtctgtctctctggctgtttgtctctctggccgtctgtctctctggctgtctgtctctctggccgtctgtctctctgtctgtccgtctgtctctctggctgtctgtctctctggccgtttgtctctctgtctgtctctctgtctctctctctgtccctctgtctgtctctcaggctcGGCGGCTGACGGTTGTTGTCCTTTGGGTTGGGAGCACTTTGACGGCAGCTGTTACCTGTTCAGCGGTTTGTCTCTGTCCTGGAACGAGTCCAGAGTCTGGTGTGACACACAGGAAGCTCACCTGCTCATCCTCCACACTGACGAGGCGTGGGTGAgacagcctgtctctctctctgtctgtccgtctgtcccgACCTGTCGGCCGTCTGTCAGGatccgtctgtctctgtctccgtcATCGTTGTGTTGTCCGTGGGGACCCTGAAGCTTCGCTGAGGGTGAgacagcctgtctctctctctggttctgGTCCTGCTGATAAAGACCTCCTACTGAAATACTTCAACtggtgtttcattgtttttaccAAACGAGGGCCGTCTGTCCGTCTTTCAGGACTTCGTGACCCGTCGTACGGGGGCTGATATGTTCTGGGTCGGGCTGTCAGACTGGAGGACCGGCCAGTGGGAGTGGGTGAACCAGACTCCGTACACTGTGGAGCGCAGGTAGGCCTCCGAGCTCCCCGATGATGCTTTCAGACTCTGTCGGCCTCCTGAGGTGAGCTAAACTTCTGGTCCGCGTCCAGGCGCTGGGTGCCCGGTCAGCCCGACGACTGGGCTCATCACGGACTGGGTCCCGGGAACGAAGACTGCGCCCACCTGAAAGCCGGCGGACGCCTGAACGACCTGCACTGCTCCACCAAGATGCGCTTCATCTGCCAGAAGCACAGCCGGCACATGTGAGCGGCAGCTCCGCCATCGCGGCTCAGACCAGAACCGATCGGTTCCGGATCGCTTCGCTCGGTGCCGACAGGAAACTGATGAGCTGCCGTCACGTAGTCAGAAGACGGTAAAAGTCAGACGCTGTCAGTGAAAACGACGCTTCAGCTCGCTCGGCGCTCGCTCTTCATGTGACGCTGACATCTGTGTAAGATCCACATGTTAGTTTAACgaacattaaaatgatgaagaagTCGCTGTTGTCTCTGCTTCAATGCTTTAACTGACAGTTAAACAGTCCTGACGTTTCCTCTTCAGTCCCACTCCGACACTTCAgctcctttctctcctcagtCACACTCTTCAGCTGACACCAGCGTCCTTCATCCTTCAGGGTTAAACTTCATCACTTCACAGTTCTGTTCTCCAGCAGCCACCTCATGTCCTGTCAGCGACTCTGTTTAATTACTTCAGATCCGGGTAGTACTTCAGTAGTACTTCAGTAGTACTTGGTCAATATTTAGTAGACTTCAAACGCTGTTGGTCTGGAACAACAGTgacccccccccaacacacacacacacacacacacacacacagagtcactgtTTTCCAGTTCAAAGTGCGTTTTGGGGGGCAATGACCCTCGGCTCAGTGTTTGTAGCCAGACTGTTAGTCTTCactgtgaagaagaggaaggtaGACACACCAGTcgaaggagcagagaggaggacatcGCCATGACGACTGAATACCATGACGACACTGAAGATGACAGCAGCTCCTTCTGGAACAAaggtacctgtctgtctctccacctgtctgtgccgcgaccaaactgtgtgtgtttactgagcGGAGGTGGtgatcagtctgtctgtctgtctgtctgtctgtgaacctgtctgtctgccagagCCTgctcccgtctctctctctggagtcTCCAGGTCCAGACGCTGGttgtttcctgctctgacagCGACAGTCATCCTGATCCTGATCATAGCACTGGGAGCCagcagtgagcacacacacacacagagacacacacacacacacacacacacacacagagacacacacacacaccggtcgTGGTATTTCCTGGTATGTTTGCTGAAATGTGAATTTGGGATCTGAGCCAGCAGCTCCATGAGAGCGTCGAGGCGCCTGAACccatcagatgtgttcaggccGGGtgctcccctcaggatgaaatgTAGTAATCTGGCCTGTCGTAGCGCCACCGTCAGGTCAACATGTTGTAATGAtgttcccatcagccccagctggactgtgtttactgctaattagctaatgtgagcatgctaacacgctaaccTCAGCTGGAGAACATGGCAGA
It encodes the following:
- the LOC121626867 gene encoding C-type lectin domain family 10 member A-like, whose amino-acid sequence is MTDFHYEKEQDSSALWVKDGPPVSLSGVSRSRRWLFPALTATVILILIIALGASNMKTSHHLWSMEQSVNNLSDVIQSLNASLQRAQEAAEDARRLKFAVENNKDQLRSVSQALKQLSVIDSLSRSVASLKCSLERIINNSSAADGCCPLGWEHFDGSCYLFSGLSLSWNESRVWCDTQEAHLLILHTDEAWDFVTRRTGADMFWVGLSDWRTGQWEWVNQTPYTVERRRWVPGQPDDWAHHGLGPGNEDCAHLKAGGRLNDLHCSTKMRFICQKHSRHM